One genomic window of Ictalurus punctatus breed USDA103 chromosome 23, Coco_2.0, whole genome shotgun sequence includes the following:
- the rnf41l gene encoding E3 ubiquitin-protein ligase NRDP1: MWLDESKAECGPEPLQHSVEGSSMIAFSFPLILFSVTSSSMSSSIPTTDLAFLTNLFSLLAPQVPMPPPQHTTVKKITLATADWCKITRTTAALLGSCDPSMGERLPVGYMHCVLCVLVCFAQQKKDNHFNGKKKQNQQQQKNTPYSWQPCCSQGNPKLILVGLVRRRERETERQGRITWSDRMGYESERFVGYVNEGLLCCVCRDVLEDPVQAPCEHAFCRTCIHAWLGNHRNCPEDRLPLSSANLRPLHRYMRNDLARLQVKCMYRSQGCEVICALESIHRHEEQCDFALYNCSSAGEEYLCYCCGCPVRVSQHSLEAHLCVCEYRSRVCASGCGYTLSKADEAQHNCISELRAELDLLRTELDCKVVEVRREMESRLDSQRRHMVQKENLLKNEVDELKGQLSRVVSDVCALLGAEQTRWKELQRVELEKAELLERMKNEVLKPGTATQTATRHNEEHRKQNPHGPTLDCLKKKSRDVTVL; the protein is encoded by the exons ATGTGGCTGGATGAATCTAAGGCTGAATGTGGTCCTGAGCCTCTTCAGCACAGTGTAGAAGGATCGTCTATGATAGCTTTCAGCTTCCCTCTTATCCTCTTCTCAGTCACTTCCTCCTCCATGTCCAGTTCCATCCCTACCACAGACCTGGCCTTCCTCAccaacttgttcagtttattgGCACCACAAGTCCCAATGCCACCTCCACAGCACACCACAGTAAAGAAGATAACTCTGGCCACTGCAGACTG GTGTAAGATCACCAGGACTACAGCAGCCTTACTTGGGTCATGTGATCCCAGCATGGGAGAGAGACTCCCTGTGGGGTATATGCACTGTGTAttatgtgtgcttgtgtgttttgCACAGCAGAAAAAGGATAAtcattttaatggaaaaaaaaaacaaaaccaacaacaacaaaaaaacacaccttaCAG CTGGCAGCCATGTTGTTCCCAAGGCAACCCAAAGCTTATCCTGGTTGGTCTTGTAAGAAGAAGAGAGcgtgaaacagaaagacagggGAGGATCACCTGGTCTGACAG AATGGGTTATGAGTCGGAGCGTTTTGTGGGCTACGTGAACGAAGGAttgctgtgctgtgtgtgtcgTGACGTATTGGAGGATCCTGTGCAGGCTCCGTGTGAGCACGCTTTCTGCAGGACCTGCATTCACGCCTGGCTTGGGAACCATCGGAACTGCCCCGAGGACCGGCTCCCCCTTAGCAGCGCAAACCTGCGGCCGCTCCACAG ATACATGCGGAATGACTTGGCGAGGCTCCAGGTGAAGTGCATGTATCGCTCACAAGGATGTGAGGTCATCTGTGCGTTGGAGTCCATTCATCGGCATGAGGAACAGTGTGACTTTGCTCTGTATAATTGTAGCAGTGCTG GGGAGGAATACTTGTGTTACTGCTGTG GTTGTCCAGTGCGAGTGTCTCAGCATTCTCTGGAAGCACacttgtgtgtctgtgagtaCCGCAGCAGAGTGTGTGCAAGTGGGTGTGGATACACACTGTCAAAGGCAGACGAGGCTCAGCACAACTGCATCTCTGAACTCCGAGCTGAGCTGGACTTGCTGAG GACTGAACTGGATTGTAAGGTTGTGGAAGTGAGACGTGAGATGGAGTCCCGGCTGGATTCTCAGAGGAGACACATGGTGCAAAAGGAGAACCTACTGAAAAACGAGGTGGATGAGCTCAAG GGCCAACTGTCCCGTGTGGTGTCGGACGTGTGTGCATTATTGGGAGCAGAGCAAACTCGCTGGAAAGAGCTGCAGAGGGTGGAGCTTGAGAAAGCAGAGCTTCTGGAACGTATGAAGAATGAGGTTCTTAAACCAGGCACGGCCACACAAACAGCGACGCGTCACAACGAGGAGCATCGCAAGCAAAATCCACATGGCCCAACATTAGACTGCCTCAAGAAGAAGAGCAGAGACGTCACGGTTCTCTGA